A DNA window from Helianthus annuus cultivar XRQ/B chromosome 15, HanXRQr2.0-SUNRISE, whole genome shotgun sequence contains the following coding sequences:
- the LOC110914371 gene encoding uncharacterized protein LOC110914371, translating to MLKNDDEFGNLTLSQFIEKLEVQEMEQRKMARMKDFNGEQDIGLYYKGDSTAEEELAYAYYQSQQYSPKKIEEEPVLKEKVSEKVSERAPVFDHSSDEKSDDDSEEIRKLEFYARKFSSDNDNLCFAGKIEKIKEKQAAKKKNHKAATDKEKDDSDDDNSYYAGKMKEILAAKDDSDDENVRLKKKQDLSYSGRHESV from the exons atgttgaaaaatgatgatgaatttgGAAATCTAACGTTGAGCcagtttattgaaaaactcgaagttcaagagatggaacaacggaagATGGCGAGAATGAAGGACTTtaatggtgaacaagacattggtctATATTACAAAGGAG ATTCAACTGCTGAAGAAGAATTGGCGTATGCTTACTATCAATCTCAGCAGTACAGTCCTAAAAAGATCGAAGAAGAACcagttttaaaagaaaaggtttcaGAAAAGGTTTCAGAAAGAGCACCAGTCTTTGATCACTCATCAGATGAAAAGAGTGATGATGACAGTGAAGAGATTCGAAAACTTGAATTTTATGCAAGAAAATTTTCATCTGATAATGataatttgtgttttgcaggtaaaATAGAAAAGATAAAAGAAAAACAAGCTGCGAAAAAGAAGAATCATAAAGCAGCAACTGATAAAGAaaaagatgatagtgatgatgataattCGTATTATGCAGGTAAAATGAAAGAAATACTAGCTGCGAAagatgacagtgatgatgaaaatgttcgACTGAAAAAGAAGCAG gatttatcctacaGTGGAAGGCATGAAAGCGTTTGA